A window from Malania oleifera isolate guangnan ecotype guangnan chromosome 7, ASM2987363v1, whole genome shotgun sequence encodes these proteins:
- the LOC131159785 gene encoding laccase-17-like: MEMGYCLLPSSAFLRAVLSVLSALCIFSELALAEHTGITRHYNFDIKLQKVTRLCHTKSIVTVNGQLPGPRIIAREGDQVLIKVTNHVQNNITIHWHGIRQLRSAWADGPAYITQCPIQTGQTYVYNFTITGQRGTLFWHAHISWLRATVYGPIVILPKQHVGYPFPQPFKEVPIIFGEWWNADTETIINQATQTGLAPNISDAYTINGLPGPLYNCSTKDTFKLMVKPGKTYLLRLINAALNDELYFSIANHTLTVVEADAVYVKPFKTSIVLITPGQTTNVLLKTKHGHPKATFLIAARPYATGPATFDNTTTAGILEYAHNNTSTSNAMSKKLPLLKPALPAFNDTNLAASFSKKLRSLATPKFPAKVPKTVNKHFFFTVGLGLIPCSQNQACQGPNNTKLAAAVNNVSFVMPSTALLQAHFFQQSKGVYTTDFPAKPLFKFNYTGNPPSNIMVNSGTKVVALPFNASVELVMQDTSIIGAESHPLHLHGFNFFVVGQGFGNFDAKRDPPKFNLIDPAERNTVGVPSGGWVAIRFVADNPGVWFMHCHLEVHTSWGLKMAWVVMDGKRSNQKLPPPPSDLPKC; this comes from the exons ATGGAGATGGGTTATTGCCTCCTTCCATCATCAGCTTTCCTGAGGGCTGTTCTTTCTGTCTTGAGCGCCCTCTGCATCTTTTCTGAGCTTGCACTTGCTGAACATACAGGAATAACGAGGCACTACAACTTTGAT ATAAAGCTGCAAAAGGTAACGAGGCTATGCCATACAAAGAGTATTGTGACAGTAAATGGCCAGTTACCGGGGCCTCGAATAATTGCAAGGGAAGGGGACCAAGTATTGATTAAAGTGACTAATCATGTTCAAAACAACATTACTATTCATTG GCATGGAATAAGGCAATTGAGAAGTGCATGGGCAGATGGACCTGCGTATATCACGCAGTGCCCAATTCAAACAGGACAAACCTATGTATACAACTTCACGATTACTGGGCAAAGAGGAACCTTGTTCTGGCACGCCCACATCTCATGGCTAAGGGCAACTGTCTATGGACCCATCGTCATTCTTCCAAAGCAACATGTTGGTTACCCATTTCCACAACCCTTCAAGGAAGTCCCCATCATTTTTG GAGAATGGTGGAATGCTGATACAGAGACAATTATCAACCAAGCTACACAAACAGGACTGGCCCCTAATATATCCGATGCATACACCATTAATGGTCTTCCAGGACCCCTGTATAATTGTTCAACAAAAG ATACATTTAAGTTAATGGTGAAACCAGGAAAGACGTATCTCCTTCGTCTCATCAATGCTGCACTCAATGACGAGCTCTACTTTAGCATTGCCAACCACACCCTTACCGTGGTTGAAGCCGATGCAGTTTATGTGAAACCATTCAAGACCAGTATAGTGCTCATCACCCCTGGACAAACCACTAATGTTCTTCTCAAAACCAAACATGGCCACCCCAAAGCTACCTTCCTCATCGCCGCCAGGCCGTACGCCACAGGCCCTGCCACTTTCGACAATACCACAACAGCCGGAATCCTTGAGTACGCTCACAACAATACCTCTACCTCAAACGCCATGAGCAAAAAGCTTCCTCTCCTTAAACCAGCACTCCCAGCATTCAACGACACAAACTTAGCCGCCAGTTTTAGCAAGAAACTCCGTAGCTTAGCCACCCCCAAGTTCCCAGCGAAGGTTCCGAAAACTGTGAACAAACATTTTTTCTTCACCGTGGGACTGGGGTTGATCCCATGCTCTCAAAATCAAGCATGCCAAGGACCCAACAACACCAAGCTAGCTGCTGCTGTGAACAATGTATCATTTGTGATGCCAAGCACAGCTCTTCTCCAAGCTCACTTTTTTCAACAATCCAAAGGTGTCTACACCACTGATTTCCCAGCAAAGCCACTATTCAAGTTTAATTACACAGGGAACCCACCTAGCAACATCATGGTGAACAGTGGTACAAAAGTGGTGGCGCTTCCATTCAATGCTAGCGTGGAGTTGGTGATGCAAGACACTAGCATCATTGGTGCTGAGAGTCATCCACTTCACCTTCACGGATTTAACTTCTTTGTCGTAGGACAAGGCTTTGGAAATTTTGACGCTAAAAGAGATCCACCAAAGTTCAATCTTATAGATCCAGCTGAGAGGAACACCGTCGGGGTGCCGTCCGGTGGTTGGGTCGCCATTCGTTTTGTTGCAGACAATCCAG GTGTGTGGTTCATGCATTGCCACTTGGAAGTTCACACGAGCTGGGGCTTGAAGATGGCATGGGTGGTCATGGATGGAAAGCGGTCAAATCAGAAGCTCCCTCCTCCACCATCCGATCTACCCAAATGTTAA